Genomic segment of Poecile atricapillus isolate bPoeAtr1 chromosome 8, bPoeAtr1.hap1, whole genome shotgun sequence:
CCTGGCAAGACATTCATCATAAAGTAATCTGAGTATTAAGCAGCTAACCTTCCTCTTTAATATATTCCaaacttctatttttctttgcaCTGAAATTGATATGTAGAATGAATCATTCTAGACTTCTGTTGCAGGAGAGGCATTTGAAATTGTTTCTCAGCTTGAAGAACTGGATTTATCATGGAACAGTAACATAGGTGGAAAACTATCACTGCTGACAAAAAAACTTCAGGAAGGATGCAAGTTAAAATGTCTGAAAATTACGGACTGTAGCCTGACGGCAAAGGATGGAGAATCCCTTGGTATGTGTGTGTCCATTGAGCTGGACTGAGACTAGCTTCATAAAAATGGAACTTGTTTGACTTAGATAATGGCTGTATTGAGCTCAATATTAGTGAAAAGTTAGTTTATTTCAAGCTCTGCATTATAACAGTATTTATGATGTGGGGATTTAATGCACTTTCTTCCAAAGAAGAATGTTGCTCTCTCTAATCTTATGAGGGAGGGTTGAGAAGACCTGAATCACAGTCTGGCTGCCTCAGTGGTCCAAGGTTTCTGGATCCTTTGAGACCTCCAGCAAAAAATATGTGCCAGAATTTCCAACACTAATTGCTTGAAATTAAGCATCTGAATATGCAATTAGCCATGGGATTGAAAAGTAGGTCTGAGGATTGGGAATTTAGGCTGAGTTGGCAACCACTGACCACCCTTCCCTTCTGTCCTCTCACCATAGCAGCTTAATCCTGTGTGGTCTTTTTATCTCATTGTGTGTTTTGAAAAGTGTTTGCTCAGTAAAAAGTCCCAGGACTCTCATCTCCACTGCAGGGAGCCCCATATGTAACAGACATTCCTATatattttcattagaaaattttctttctctttgtatttctactttttttttcctctgtatttttctACCAATCcttgtattttttcacttttatttttataaatgttttcaCAGATTTTCATGATTCCTATCCAatctttattttactgtgttGTTTAGGTAGAACAGGAACTTAGCAAGTCTAAACCACACTGACAGGCAAACTCTGGCCACGTCTTCCTGTTTATCATGGTGCTGTATTTTTCTAGGGTTCATCTTTATGTATTCTAGACAATTATTAATTctggtttccttttcttttatttttttttttttccacagctgaAATTCTAAATGTGACCCCAAACCTTGAAGTATTAGATGTCTCTATCAACAAAAACATTGGCTGCAGCATGAAGGTTATTGCTCAGGATCTGAAAAATGTGCCAGGCTTGAAAGAGTTAAACTTGCACATGTGTGGATTAAAGCAAGACAGCCTCCAGGGCTTAGGTTAGACTTTATGTTCAGAAAACTTTTATTCTGAATAAATTGTACATCTGAAAACCATTTAAGAAAGGCAATGAGGTGGGATTTTGCTGATGGTTTGGCAGTATTAATGGGCAATCGTTATTTGCTGTTTGAGGATTGGTAAAAGACTGCAGGGCCTTTCAGCAGGAGCTGAATTTATCTGCCCTGAGCTCAAGCTCGTGAAAGTCGGTGGGGAGAGTCACCGTCCACACCATTTATCTGAGACACATCTCAGGGCTGTGGCTCACTGGATGTGCTTCCTCTTTCCCCAGACAGAGCACAGACAAGGACACAGATAGGCAAGCTAATTTTTAACAAGCTAATCCTGCTTTCCAAAGGAAACCCAAATTCATTGTTATCACTTAAAGAGCGTCCAGTGAAGCCACATGAAATGGGACTGTTATCTATGTCTCTCCCTAGTGGATGTGGTAAAACAACTGGCATTAATGAGCACATGCAGCAGTGATTTCTGCAAAAGGCTGAGGACTGACTGGAAGTGGGGGATGAGCTGGCCTCACCTTCACCTGCTCTCCCAGAGAAGAATGGAGCTGCATAGGCAGGGAGGCTTTGCTGCATTACTGTGTGTCTGCTGTGATTATACACTGAAGCTTAGCCCAGGAGCTTTGCCTGCAATACCTGGTGCAAACTTTGACGTTGAAGTAAATAGATGCCAAAGCCCTGACCTGGGCTGTTGTGGCAGCCAGTGACCAGCTTGTCTCCTTTTCCATTTCAGACACTGCTTTACAGCACCTTGCAGAGCTAAGGAAATTAGATATCTCGTGTAACAGAGAGATTGGCGGTGGCTTTAAAACCTCAACAGCTCATTTGGCCAGCTTGAAAAATCTGGAAGTCCTTGATCTTCACCAGTGCTGTATCACAGAAGAGGACATGACTGTTTTGTGTAAGGAGATGTTGAGGAAATTCATTAAGGATGTCAGTTTTGCCTTCTGAAAATATCTCAAAGACATCAAAGATTCTGCCTGGCAGAAGAAGAGCTGATCTCAGTACTTTTTTCattcagcagctctgaaaatgcAATGGGGGGGGAGCTTTCTTGATCAATATGGAATGGGTTTTTGCTGAACAAAAGGAAATCTCAGAGTGTCTGAACCCACGTGGAATTAAGAATCTGATTCTGCTGTGATTGAGACACAGAATGGGAATGTGGAAACTGCCACCAAGCACTGCTTTTTTGTGATAATCAATAATTTAGGAAATGTCCATGGACAGTGCCTCCAGTGGTAAAAGTTGGATGGATCCATGGTGGGTATGTGCATGGAAGTATAACTGCCTAAAACTCCCTTGGTGAGCTGCACACCGAGTAGAGGGTGATTTTAGgagactgctgctgctgtgtgcttTCTCTAGGTTGAATTGATGCAACTATAAACACTACTATGAAGAAAAAGGCATTTCCCAATCAATTTGtgaaatagtttatttttctctctctgttatCATAactttgtttttacttttaacaacaaaaaaaaatcccatgacTCAAAGCCTATATTGCCCACATCCTATTTTCTGTGACAAAGAAGATAACTTGAAgatgtgatgatgatgatgatgaagctTTAGGAAATATTCAGTATTAGTAATATCaattgtgatttatttttaatttattgaatAATATAGAATAATAACATTAAGACAAAGAAGTTTCAGTTAGCAATGAAAACATTTGGAAGGAAATTCCTTACTTCACCTAGAAAATTTCCAGGAAACCGTGTTCTGACAACATTCTACACATTATGGAATACTTAATTTCTGAAAGAGTTTTACTGGAAATGACAAGGCTATTTATGGTCTAAAACATTATTCACCATGAAATTGAGTGTAAAAACTTGGCCTTGACTTTTGGATTGatttataaagaaaagaaattatgtcaGGCAAATACACAACCACACATTTGTTATGGTTCAGTGAGTGTCTAATAAATATTCCATGTTTTTGTAGCCCAGGTGATACCTTTACTCTCCAGTCTTCAAGAGCTGAATTTATCCTCAAATAAAAATGTGGGACTCTCATCAGATCCTCTTCTGGGCAGGCTCAGGTTTTTACCAAAGCTGAGATCTGTGACCATCAGCAACTGTGGCTTGGATGAAGAGTCCCTTTCATCACTAGGTAGGAATGTTCCTTTAAAGTGTGCCTGTTCTCTGTGTATGCTGTAGGACAAAGCATTCTCTTCTCCTTTGGCTGAACTCCAAGGATCATGGGTACATTATACCTCAGGTCCCAAGTGAAAAAGCCTGTGATGAAACCAGTGCTTTGTGGGACCAGGTTGCAAGGGAAGAGAATTGTATGACTTCCTCTACTATACCTGAAGGGGATGAAGTTCACTTAATCCTTTGTCTGATAGTGAGCTTTTATATACTCCttaattttggggaaaaaagaaaaacatggttTTATATTGTGCTATAATCATAGTCTGGATGTCACACTTCACTCAGTGGGGTAAAGTTTTGACTAAGGGTTTTTCACCTCGCTGCAGGTGAAAATTTCAGTAGAAACTTTCTGGGGTAGAGCTCAGCACGGGGCAATGGGGGAAATGACTGCAGTGGTGTGAAGAAAAGTCCAATCACAGGATATGTAAATTCAGCCTCTTTTGCCTACTTATTGCAAATCTCTATGGATTAGTGGCCTCTGATAGGTGTTCCATATGGCACATGAAATCTTAGTACAGAGGGATCTCTCAGTTACTGTGTCTTGTGCACTTGTATTTCAAACTGTTTACTCATGACATTAAACCTGGAGTAAGACTTGACTGCCTCCAGAAGAAGCAGTAGCAAGCTAATCTGGTCAGAGGTCCTTGTAGAAAGAGTATTATGTTTATGTCACTACAGTTATGTAAGTGACACCATGGACATCAGAGCCGTCAAAAGATTCAGAGCACCTCACTTTAAATAGTGAGTTCACAGCAAAAGAATTTGCTCTTTAAATAGATATAAAATAGTTTAAAAGCAAGCTGTTGATTCAGTGCAACAAGACCAAGGCAATAATGTGAATAGAAAGACAAAAAATCTCTCTCCATAGCAGAgcccttttattttgttttggctGACTTTTATTAGGATAAAAGAATGCATTCTAAGCACAAGCAATCAGGCTGTTAGGATCCTACTTACGGGTGAATTGCAGGTGAGGTGTCTGTTGAGGCCATGTTGTTTTCTCTTAGTAAGCAGAAGTTGCTGGTCTTAATCTTTTCAGCTGAGGCTGCCCTTCACCTTCCTGAACTGGAGATATTAGACCTTTCTTGGAATAAGTGCGTTGGTGGGAACCTAAAGCTGCTTTTGGGAGCACTAAAGCTTGCAACTGAGATTCAAGTGTTAAGACTGAGCAGCTGTAACCTGGTGGCTGAAGATTTGGCACTTCTAAGTAAGTATAACATGGTATTTACTAGCACTCAAGGAACCCAGGGTATTTAGACCACAATTCAGAAGGGGCTTGTTCCGTGGACTGAGCATGTTTTTGCATAAATCaaatgaaaacatggaaaatacaGGAGTATTTTTCCTACAAAGggctttcattttttctgtgtgtccTGGACATGCCCAGTGGAAAAGCTGAAAAGGCTAAAATGCAAAGAATCCTTAAGCACTTTTatgtattaatttaaaaaataaaaagaagcatCATTTAGAAAATGTAGGGTTTGCATCTGTTTTTTATATCAAATATTTAAAGCTGCCTCTGAGgagttttattttgcttggaTGCTGTTTTATGGCTCAGTAGTTTAGAGAAAATGTTTGTGCTGACAGCCAGGAATACAGGCACTACCAGCTCCCAGTCCATTAGGTGGGTTTCTGGAGTCAGACTTCTGGGGAAGAATTAAACTAGAAATGTTTTGATCTCTTAGCAGCTGCTAAGAAATACTGGAAAACAGGAACCAGATAAAGGAATAAATtctagaataattttaaaacttgcTAATTTTATACTCATCCTTGTGATTCTGTGGGCCTGACTCAGGGATTTGAGTGTTTGACATTGGCAATAGCTGTATGACAACTGTAATTCCCTGGAATGTGAAATCTGGTGAGGTGAAGCCCAAATACTTTTGACTTTAAAAACCATCACCCTTGATAGGTGTCTCCTTTGCCCATCATATGTTAAGGACCCCTTTGGGGTATATTTGGCCTTCCCACACTAAGAGGTGGCTGTTGTTGTCAAGGAGAAGGTTGTTGCAGCCTCACCTAGTTTTGCTTTCCTCTTTCTAAATCTCCCTATAAAGCCTGTCTGCCTCTTACAATTGGCACTTGATGTAACCTCCTTCCAACTGACTCCAAGGTTTTCAGATTGCCACACACTTTTACCTCAATACTTTGCTCCTTTTGAACTGCCTGGGCTTTAAGTGTTTCAGCTGTTATAAAACTGCTTTCTGAGGTCAGCAGCAAGTGGTTTTAAGTTGCTGAAGAGTTAAATCTTGCTGTTTGATTGCTGAAATGCTGTGTTAAAATACCATTGTCTTTTCTGAGAAGATTCTAAAGCAGTTACCAGAATTTATTAGTTCCGTTTGTGTCTGTCATCTCTTGCAGCATCCCTGAGGCAAGATGGCCATTTAGCCAGATTGCAGAAGCTGGATTTGAGTTATAATAACAACATCTCTGATGAAGGCTGGGCTGTCTTCTGCCAAGGTTTAAGAGCATTCAAGGAACTCTCGGAGCTGGATGTGAGCCTCCGGCCATCGTCCTGCCGGGACTGCGGGCTGTGGTTCAGGGAGTTGTTGGCAGCACTGACACAGCTTCCAgccttggcagagctgggcatgcaaagATGGGCCCTTTCAGAGTCCCAGAGGAAGCAAATGGAAGGCTTTAATCAAGACAACAGAAGAAACATTCGTTTTGACTGTTGATGAAGGTTGGAGGTGTCTGGAAGGCCTTTTGGGAGCAGTACATGAACCAAGCAGCTTGTGTCTCAGACTGCAGTTTTTAATAATCTCTTGAAATAGTTGCACAATTATAGAAAACTGTTATTTGACCTTCTGCACCGTAGATCATTTCATTTAATAATGTTCTTTCAGATTCTCTGGGCCATGCTTATACTACTTCATGTTGTGAATACTGCCAAGGCCACTGCccacagagcagtgctggggtcAGAGGGAAATGCTGCAGGTTTGGCCatggagggaagggctggggttTGTGTTAATTCAGGTGTGTGGGCAGTGTGAATGTGGCCCCCAAAAATACCTCTAAAGTGAAAATACTTGATACCtccatgtttttaatttttgcttcttCTCCCTCCAAACTTTTGCCCCTTTGTGAATTAATTAAATCATAACTGGGACACTTTGCATCCATCCCAACAACTCAACATCATAGATTGGTCCAGGAAGGAGAGTACAAAAGGAGCTGGTCTGCCTCTGTTCTGGCCCTTGATGCCATCTCATAGTGTAGATGAGTCCTGTGTAGAGTCAGCATAAAATCAAGGTATGAAACACTTAATTGGTGTCTTTGCAAGTCTCAGGGGCAAGGTACAGTACATTAAATCAGAGATATGTCCTGCTACTTTAACAAGAATTTTGGATACAGAGTAATCAATAAATGCCAAATTCAAGTCACTTGTGTCATGGAGCGTGTTAACCCACACGTGAGCTCCAGGACTGCAGTGGGATTATTCATTGGTAAGGTATTTTAGGAAGTAAAGATATTAGATCTGCCCACTGAGTGAGGAGTCTTAGAGAAATCCTGAGGCAGCTTGAGGG
This window contains:
- the LRRC31 gene encoding leucine-rich repeat-containing protein 31 isoform X2; this encodes MEKTDDQNCQDRHEEDNPKSSPFDFVMKQFQGKKCAPEKSKEKPSAIKQFFKGFDFGKAEDKDRREIEETEINNAEADDQSEKQDLSVEDGLSHLPSEAESPSGEQRFNQFMEKLGKKPNSKNLDLNNCALSAADITELASLLPFLPELEEISLSWNGCVGGTLKALTVHLHHVNLLKVLRLKNCRLTAEDTSVAGEAFEIVSQLEELDLSWNSNIGGKLSLLTKKLQEGCKLKCLKITDCSLTAKDGESLAEILNVTPNLEVLDVSINKNIGCSMKVIAQDLKNVPGLKELNLHMCGLKQDSLQGLDTALQHLAELRKLDISCNREIGGGFKTSTAHLASLKNLEVLDLHQCCITEEDMTVLSQVIPLLSSLQELNLSSNKNVGLSSDPLLGRLRFLPKLRSVTISNCGLDEESLSSLAEAALHLPELEILDLSWNKCVGGNLKLLLGALKLATEIQVLRLSSCNLVAEDLALLTSLRQDGHLARLQKLDLSYNNNISDEGWAVFCQGLRAFKELSELDVSLRPSSCRDCGLWFRELLAALTQLPALAELGMQRWALSESQRKQMEGFNQDNRRNIRFDC
- the LRRC31 gene encoding leucine-rich repeat-containing protein 31 isoform X1, with protein sequence MLLNLIPSADPLKDDQNCQDRHEEDNPKSSPFDFVMKQFQGKKCAPEKSKEKPSAIKQFFKGFDFGKAEDKDRREIEETEINNAEADDQSEKQDLSVEDGLSHLPSEAESPSGEQRFNQFMEKLGKKPNSKNLDLNNCALSAADITELASLLPFLPELEEISLSWNGCVGGTLKALTVHLHHVNLLKVLRLKNCRLTAEDVISLGEAFEIVSQLEELDLSWNSNIGGKLSLLTKKLQEGCKLKCLKITDCSLTAKDGESLAEILNVTPNLEVLDVSINKNIGCSMKVIAQDLKNVPGLKELNLHMCGLKQDSLQGLDTALQHLAELRKLDISCNREIGGGFKTSTAHLASLKNLEVLDLHQCCITEEDMTVLSQVIPLLSSLQELNLSSNKNVGLSSDPLLGRLRFLPKLRSVTISNCGLDEESLSSLAEAALHLPELEILDLSWNKCVGGNLKLLLGALKLATEIQVLRLSSCNLVAEDLALLTSLRQDGHLARLQKLDLSYNNNISDEGWAVFCQGLRAFKELSELDVSLRPSSCRDCGLWFRELLAALTQLPALAELGMQRWALSESQRKQMEGFNQDNRRNIRFDC